Below is a window of Picosynechococcus sp. PCC 7002 DNA.
GCTCCGGATTTATCGCCGCAAACGAAAAAGCTGACTTTGCACTTTATACCGCTGGCCAGATTCATAAATTAAAGAAAGTTTACGGATTATGTCATAATTTTTCATAATTACTTCCTTGGTTTGCTAGTCAAATACCCTCTGAACGATGAGCGATCGCCCCATAGAAAAAACCCTCGCCGAAAAGGCTCCTGCTAGTTACGAATGCCCCAGCTGCGGTTACATTTACACCCCTGCAAAGGGAGAAAGCCGTACCAACACGCCACCGGGTACAGCCTTTGAAGATCTGCCCCTCATTTGGAACTGTCCTGTTTGTAGCGTTGATCGCGCCCAATTTCGCAATATTGGTGCAGCGGATGCCCCCTCAGGTTTTGAAGAAAATCTGAAATATGGTTTTGGCGTGAATAACCTCAGCTCCAACCAAAAAAACCTACTCATTTTTGGAGCCATGGGCTTGGCAATCCTTTTCTTCCTGAGCCTTTATGGTCTGGACTAAAGACCCCC
It encodes the following:
- a CDS encoding rubredoxin gives rise to the protein MSDRPIEKTLAEKAPASYECPSCGYIYTPAKGESRTNTPPGTAFEDLPLIWNCPVCSVDRAQFRNIGAADAPSGFEENLKYGFGVNNLSSNQKNLLIFGAMGLAILFFLSLYGLD